One segment of Gasterosteus aculeatus chromosome 3, fGasAcu3.hap1.1, whole genome shotgun sequence DNA contains the following:
- the epb41l3b gene encoding band 4.1-like protein 3b isoform X11 → MTTESGADSEAKQPRENKETEKEKGKAKAAAAAAAAEPASPQNQPEQFPAAAGHSTPARKEQEQQEVDQVSHRSSISRLSRSPLKGVKKTKIMECKVALLDGSDFTLNLEKRARGHVLFDKICEHLNLLEKDYFGITCRDVENQKNWIDPGKELKKQIRTGPWNFAFNVKFYPPDPAQLTEDITRYYLCLQLRDDVVSGRLPCSFATHTVLGSYAVQSELGDYDPEELGSDYISELRFAPNQTKELEEKVMELHKTYKGMTPAEAEIHFLENAKKLSMYGVDLHHAKLVGSCLAPSEGEDSEGVEIMLGVCSSGLLIYRDRLRINRFAWPKILKISYKRNNFYIKIRPGEFEQFESTIGFKLPNHRAAKRLWKVCVEHHTFFRLVSPESQPKKFLSLGSKFRYSGRTQAQSRRASSMINRLAPLVERSSSKRYNMSLSLDGAPIAENHETPMKDSAAAGAAKILTKGDLITTVTTEKKAEEEKAEQEDAPTDAAETQEPTTPLRHDTKCSSHVYTTDPLRSELSLPSSPVSSPKVRRRRRENARKRASSVSPAKSTAGCRRRQAHADRKAALLDEQVLLLSARKQRLEQGKSRGGTLFSFSLHLPDLSSLLDEDGYISFPDLSEMRFLPMCAQNFMAIKSPSLIPCFLFIFFFLLSTSFSVPYALTLSFPLALCLCYLEPKAASLTASIAQGYHDHDSSEEEETDSEQTDFAFDGEMTATESDADDDSEMRTQDTSPPEEMLKHQTNISELKRSFLETGESSPGLTEWEKRLSSSPAHSPRGDEAPMIEPLELQDTKDEPPASEETKEEVEPKTTKSTLGWVPSSEKGPPEPEEKVVVATETEAAPAESTGPTGCDVVEVGTKEVPVVHTETKTITYESAEVETNGDVDPGVLLSAQTITSETTSTTTTTHITKTVKGGISETRIEKRIVITGDTDIDHDQALAQAIKEAKEQHPDMSVTKVVVHKETEITPEEGED, encoded by the exons ATGACAACTGAATCGGGCGCAGACTCGGAGGCCAAGCAGCCGCGGGAGAACAAGGAgactgagaaagagaaaggaaaagctaaagcagcagcagcagcagcagccgccgaaCCCGCCTCGCCTCAGAACCAGCCGGAGCAGTTTCCCGCCGCAGCCGGACACAGCACCCCGGCCAGGAAAGAACAG gagcagcaggaggtggaccAGGTCTCCCACAGGTCCTCCATCAGTCGCCTCTCCCGGTCTCCTTTGAAAGGAGTGAAGAAGACGAAGATCATGGAGTGTAAGGTTGCCCTGCTGGATGGCTCCGACTTCACCCTTAATTTGGAG AAACGAGCCAGAGGCCATGTGCTCTTTGATAAAATATGTGAACACCTCAATCTACTGGAGAAGGACTACTTTGGCATCACCTGCAGAGATGTAGAAAATCAGAAG AATTGGATAGACCCTGGCAAGGAGCTGAAGAAGCAGATCAGGA CCGGCCCCTGGAACTTTGCTTTCAACGTTAAGTTTTATCCTCCCGACCCCGCCCAGCTGACTGAGGATATCACAAG gtaCTACCTCTGTCTGCAGCTGAGAGATGACGTGGTTTCGGGCCGTCTGCCCTGCTCCTTTGCCACCCACACGGTGCTGGGCTCCTACGCAGTGCAGTCCGAACTGGGAGACTACGACCCCGAGGAATTGGGCAGCGACTACATCAGCGAACTGCGTTTCGCACCCAACCAAACCAAAGAGCTTGAGGAGAAGGTCATGGAACTCCACAAGACCTACAA GGGGATGACGCCAGCCGAAGCAGAGATACACTTCCTGGAAAATGCCAAGAAACTGTCCATGTACGGCGTGGACCTGCACCACGCGAAG TTGGTAGGGAGTTGCTTGGCTCCATCTGAGGGAGAG GACTCTGAGGGAGTGGAGATCATGTTGGGAGTTTGCTCAAGTGGCCTGCTCATCTACAGAGACAGGTTGCGAATCAACCGGTTCGCTTGGCCCAAAATCCTGAAGATCTCCTACAAGAGGAACAACTTTTACATCAAAATCCGGCCCGGCGAG TTTGAGCAGTTTGAAAGCACAATCGGCTTCAAGCTTCCAAATCACCGCGCTGCCAAAAGGCTGTGGAAGGTCTGCGTGGAGCATCACACCTTCTTCAG GCTCGTGTCCCCCGAGTCTCAACCGAAGAAGTTCCTGAGCCTGGGCTCCAAGTTTCGCTACAGCGGCAGAACGCAGGCTCAGAGCCGCAGGGCGAGCTCTATGATCAACAGACTCGCCCCGCTCGTCGAACGCTCCTCCAGCAAACGCTACAACATGTCGCTCAGCTTAGATGGAG CACCAATCGCGGAGAACCATGAGACTCCGATGAAGGACAGTGCCGCTGCTGGGGCGGCCAAAATCCTTACTAAGGGAGACCTTATCACCACGGTGACGACCGAGaaaaaggcagaggaggagaaggcggAGCAGGAGGACGCTCCGACGGATGCCGCAGAGACGCAGGAACCGACAACGCCGCTGAGACACGACACAAAG TGCTCCTCCCATGTGTACACAACCGACCCCCTCCGCTCAGAGCTCTCACTCCCCTCATCTCCCGTGTCATCACCTAAAGTACGGCGGAGGCGCAGGGAGAACGCGCGTAAACGGGCCTCGTCTGTCAGTCCGGCCAAGAGCACCGCCGGGTGCCGCCGCCGGCAAGCCCACGCCGACCGCAAGGCCGCCCTGCTGGACgagcaggtgctgctgctgtcggcCCGCAAGCAGCGGCTGGAGCAGGGCAAGAGCCGCGGCGGCacgctcttctccttctccctgcaCCTGCCCGACCTGTCCTCCTTGCTGGACGAGGACGGCTACATCTCCTTTCCCGACCTGTCGGAGATGCGCTTCCTCCCGATGTGCGCGCAGAACTTCATGGCGATTAAGTCCCCGTCGCTCATCCcctgcttcctcttcatcttcttcttcttgctctccacctccttctcggTGCCGTACGccctcaccctctctttccCCCTGGCGCTGTGCCTCTGCTACCTGGAGCCCAAGGCAGCCTCCCTGACCGCTTCCATAGCCCAGGGCTACCATGACCATGACAgttcagaggaagaggag ACTGACAGTGAACAAACTGATTTTGCCTTTGATGGGGAGATGACTGCCACGGAG TCGGACGCAGACGACGACTCTGAGATGCGGACTCAG GACACCTCGCCTCCGGAGGAGATGCTCAAACACCAGACCAACATCAGCGAACTGAAGCGCTCCTTCTTGGAGACGGGCGAGAGCTCGCCGGGCCTGACGGAGTGGGAGAAGAGGCTGTCCTCGTCCCCCGCGCACTCGCCCAGAGGGGACGAAGCGCCGATGATAGAGCCTCTGGAGCTGCAGGAT ACGAAAGACGAACCGCCTGCAAGCGAAGAAACAAAGGAGGAGGTAGAACCTAAAACCACCAAG TCTACGCTGGGATGGGTTCCCTCCTCCGAAAAG GGACCCCCTGAACCAGAGGAGAAGGTGGTGGTTGCCACGGAGACGGAGGCAGCACCGGCAGAGTCGACAGGCCCAACG GGTTGCGACGTCGTCGAGGTGGGAACCAAAGAGGTGCCCGTAGTCCACACGGAGACAAAAACGATCACCTACGAGTCTGCAGAG GTGGAGACTAATGGCGACGTGGACCCTGGGGTGTTGCTGAGTGCTCAGACAATCACCTCGGAAACCACCAGCACCACGAcaaccacacacatcacaaag ACGGTGAAAGGAGGAATATCAGAGACAAGAATTGAGAAAAGGATTGTCATTACAGGGGACACAGACATCGACCACGATCAG GCTCTGGCTCAGGCCATAAAGGAGGCTAAAGAACAGCATCCTGACATGTCAGTGACCAAAGTAGTGGTACATAAAGAGACAGAGATCAcgccagaggagggggaggactgA
- the epb41l3b gene encoding band 4.1-like protein 3b isoform X4 has product MTTESGADSEAKQPRENKETEKEKGKAKAAAAAAAAEPASPQNQPEQFPAAAGHSTPARKEQEQQEVDQVSHRSSISRLSRSPLKGVKKTKIMECKVALLDGSDFTLNLEKRARGHVLFDKICEHLNLLEKDYFGITCRDVENQKNWIDPGKELKKQIRTGPWNFAFNVKFYPPDPAQLTEDITRYYLCLQLRDDVVSGRLPCSFATHTVLGSYAVQSELGDYDPEELGSDYISELRFAPNQTKELEEKVMELHKTYKGMTPAEAEIHFLENAKKLSMYGVDLHHAKDSEGVEIMLGVCSSGLLIYRDRLRINRFAWPKILKISYKRNNFYIKIRPGEFEQFESTIGFKLPNHRAAKRLWKVCVEHHTFFRLVSPESQPKKFLSLGSKFRYSGRTQAQSRRASSMINRLAPLVERSSSKRYNMSLSLDGAPIAENHETPMKDSAAAGAAKILTKGDLITTVTTEKKAEEEKAEQEDAPTDAAETQEPTTPLRHDTKCSSHVYTTDPLRSELSLPSSPVSSPKVRRRRRENARKRASSVSPAKSTAGCRRRQAHADRKAALLDEQVLLLSARKQRLEQGKSRGGTLFSFSLHLPDLSSLLDEDGYISFPDLSEMRFLPMCAQNFMAIKSPSLIPCFLFIFFFLLSTSFSVPYALTLSFPLALCLCYLEPKAASLTASIAQGYHDHDSSEEEETDSEQTDFAFDGEMTATESDADDDSEMRTQDTSPPEEMLKHQTNISELKRSFLETGESSPGLTEWEKRLSSSPAHSPRGDEAPMIEPLELQDTKDEPPASEETKEEVEPKTTKAAEYLVKYVGDSVATDLASSSGLHGISPSTTMDDDVFMDGTLREVDEVAEREEIKVSPGAVRQEVYQAISDKKGTLIILKEADDKVDAEGKETGAAGEEEEPALRGEAEGGENEAVMGVEIWSPKMEANGVTQIKGTDSPKKAMASWISEVVKTEATEVVGASTKASDAPQPGEEVQTEQSKSGPSQITPPESSTTSLAVSTLGWVPSSEKGPPEPEEKVVVATETEAAPAESTGPTGCDVVEVGTKEVPVVHTETKTITYESAEVETNGDVDPGVLLSAQTITSETTSTTTTTHITKTVKGGISETRIEKRIVITGDTDIDHDQALAQAIKEAKEQHPDMSVTKVVVHKETEITPEEGED; this is encoded by the exons ATGACAACTGAATCGGGCGCAGACTCGGAGGCCAAGCAGCCGCGGGAGAACAAGGAgactgagaaagagaaaggaaaagctaaagcagcagcagcagcagcagccgccgaaCCCGCCTCGCCTCAGAACCAGCCGGAGCAGTTTCCCGCCGCAGCCGGACACAGCACCCCGGCCAGGAAAGAACAG gagcagcaggaggtggaccAGGTCTCCCACAGGTCCTCCATCAGTCGCCTCTCCCGGTCTCCTTTGAAAGGAGTGAAGAAGACGAAGATCATGGAGTGTAAGGTTGCCCTGCTGGATGGCTCCGACTTCACCCTTAATTTGGAG AAACGAGCCAGAGGCCATGTGCTCTTTGATAAAATATGTGAACACCTCAATCTACTGGAGAAGGACTACTTTGGCATCACCTGCAGAGATGTAGAAAATCAGAAG AATTGGATAGACCCTGGCAAGGAGCTGAAGAAGCAGATCAGGA CCGGCCCCTGGAACTTTGCTTTCAACGTTAAGTTTTATCCTCCCGACCCCGCCCAGCTGACTGAGGATATCACAAG gtaCTACCTCTGTCTGCAGCTGAGAGATGACGTGGTTTCGGGCCGTCTGCCCTGCTCCTTTGCCACCCACACGGTGCTGGGCTCCTACGCAGTGCAGTCCGAACTGGGAGACTACGACCCCGAGGAATTGGGCAGCGACTACATCAGCGAACTGCGTTTCGCACCCAACCAAACCAAAGAGCTTGAGGAGAAGGTCATGGAACTCCACAAGACCTACAA GGGGATGACGCCAGCCGAAGCAGAGATACACTTCCTGGAAAATGCCAAGAAACTGTCCATGTACGGCGTGGACCTGCACCACGCGAAG GACTCTGAGGGAGTGGAGATCATGTTGGGAGTTTGCTCAAGTGGCCTGCTCATCTACAGAGACAGGTTGCGAATCAACCGGTTCGCTTGGCCCAAAATCCTGAAGATCTCCTACAAGAGGAACAACTTTTACATCAAAATCCGGCCCGGCGAG TTTGAGCAGTTTGAAAGCACAATCGGCTTCAAGCTTCCAAATCACCGCGCTGCCAAAAGGCTGTGGAAGGTCTGCGTGGAGCATCACACCTTCTTCAG GCTCGTGTCCCCCGAGTCTCAACCGAAGAAGTTCCTGAGCCTGGGCTCCAAGTTTCGCTACAGCGGCAGAACGCAGGCTCAGAGCCGCAGGGCGAGCTCTATGATCAACAGACTCGCCCCGCTCGTCGAACGCTCCTCCAGCAAACGCTACAACATGTCGCTCAGCTTAGATGGAG CACCAATCGCGGAGAACCATGAGACTCCGATGAAGGACAGTGCCGCTGCTGGGGCGGCCAAAATCCTTACTAAGGGAGACCTTATCACCACGGTGACGACCGAGaaaaaggcagaggaggagaaggcggAGCAGGAGGACGCTCCGACGGATGCCGCAGAGACGCAGGAACCGACAACGCCGCTGAGACACGACACAAAG TGCTCCTCCCATGTGTACACAACCGACCCCCTCCGCTCAGAGCTCTCACTCCCCTCATCTCCCGTGTCATCACCTAAAGTACGGCGGAGGCGCAGGGAGAACGCGCGTAAACGGGCCTCGTCTGTCAGTCCGGCCAAGAGCACCGCCGGGTGCCGCCGCCGGCAAGCCCACGCCGACCGCAAGGCCGCCCTGCTGGACgagcaggtgctgctgctgtcggcCCGCAAGCAGCGGCTGGAGCAGGGCAAGAGCCGCGGCGGCacgctcttctccttctccctgcaCCTGCCCGACCTGTCCTCCTTGCTGGACGAGGACGGCTACATCTCCTTTCCCGACCTGTCGGAGATGCGCTTCCTCCCGATGTGCGCGCAGAACTTCATGGCGATTAAGTCCCCGTCGCTCATCCcctgcttcctcttcatcttcttcttcttgctctccacctccttctcggTGCCGTACGccctcaccctctctttccCCCTGGCGCTGTGCCTCTGCTACCTGGAGCCCAAGGCAGCCTCCCTGACCGCTTCCATAGCCCAGGGCTACCATGACCATGACAgttcagaggaagaggag ACTGACAGTGAACAAACTGATTTTGCCTTTGATGGGGAGATGACTGCCACGGAG TCGGACGCAGACGACGACTCTGAGATGCGGACTCAG GACACCTCGCCTCCGGAGGAGATGCTCAAACACCAGACCAACATCAGCGAACTGAAGCGCTCCTTCTTGGAGACGGGCGAGAGCTCGCCGGGCCTGACGGAGTGGGAGAAGAGGCTGTCCTCGTCCCCCGCGCACTCGCCCAGAGGGGACGAAGCGCCGATGATAGAGCCTCTGGAGCTGCAGGAT ACGAAAGACGAACCGCCTGCAAGCGAAGAAACAAAGGAGGAGGTAGAACCTAAAACCACCAAG GCGGCAGAATATCTGGTGAAGTATGTGGGGGATAGCGTCGCAACAGatttggcctcctcctctgggctaCACGGGATTAGTCCGTCAACCACTATGGACGACGACGTCTTCATGGACGGGACCCTCAGGGAGgtggacgaggtggccgagagGGAAGAGATTAAAGTCAGCCCGGGAgctgtcaggcaggaagtgtACCAGGCCATCAGTGACAAGAAAGGGACGCTCATAATCTTGAAGGAGGCCGACGATAAAGTAGACGCCGAGGGCAAAGAGACGGGCGCCGCgggtgaagaagaagagccgGCTCTCCGCGGAGAGGCTGAAGGCGGGGAAAACGAAGCAGTTATGGGAGTTGAGATATGGAGTCCTAAGATGGAAGCTAATGGCGTGACTCAGATTAAAGGTACTGACTCGCCTAAAAAGGCCATGGCGTCCTGGATATCCGAGGTGGTGAAGACCGAGGCCACCGAGGTCGTCGGTGCGTCGACGAAAGCCTCCGACGCCCCGCAGCCGGGTGAAGAGGTCCAAACAGAGCAGTCAAAGTCCGGCCCCTCTCAGATTACACCTCCCGAATCCTCGACTACATCCTTAGCAGTG TCTACGCTGGGATGGGTTCCCTCCTCCGAAAAG GGACCCCCTGAACCAGAGGAGAAGGTGGTGGTTGCCACGGAGACGGAGGCAGCACCGGCAGAGTCGACAGGCCCAACG GGTTGCGACGTCGTCGAGGTGGGAACCAAAGAGGTGCCCGTAGTCCACACGGAGACAAAAACGATCACCTACGAGTCTGCAGAG GTGGAGACTAATGGCGACGTGGACCCTGGGGTGTTGCTGAGTGCTCAGACAATCACCTCGGAAACCACCAGCACCACGAcaaccacacacatcacaaag ACGGTGAAAGGAGGAATATCAGAGACAAGAATTGAGAAAAGGATTGTCATTACAGGGGACACAGACATCGACCACGATCAG GCTCTGGCTCAGGCCATAAAGGAGGCTAAAGAACAGCATCCTGACATGTCAGTGACCAAAGTAGTGGTACATAAAGAGACAGAGATCAcgccagaggagggggaggactgA
- the epb41l3b gene encoding band 4.1-like protein 3b isoform X30: MTTESGADSEAKQPRENKETEKEKGKAKAAAAAAAAEPASPQNQPEQFPAAAGHSTPARKEQEQQEVDQVSHRSSISRLSRSPLKGVKKTKIMECKVALLDGSDFTLNLEKRARGHVLFDKICEHLNLLEKDYFGITCRDVENQKNWIDPGKELKKQIRTGPWNFAFNVKFYPPDPAQLTEDITRYYLCLQLRDDVVSGRLPCSFATHTVLGSYAVQSELGDYDPEELGSDYISELRFAPNQTKELEEKVMELHKTYKGMTPAEAEIHFLENAKKLSMYGVDLHHAKDSEGVEIMLGVCSSGLLIYRDRLRINRFAWPKILKISYKRNNFYIKIRPGEFEQFESTIGFKLPNHRAAKRLWKVCVEHHTFFRLVSPESQPKKFLSLGSKFRYSGRTQAQSRRASSMINRLAPLVERSSSKRYNMSLSLDGAPIAENHETPMKDSAAAGAAKILTKGDLITTVTTEKKAEEEKAEQEDAPTDAAETQEPTTPLRHDTKDTSPPEEMLKHQTNISELKRSFLETGESSPGLTEWEKRLSSSPAHSPRGDEAPMIEPLELQDTKDEPPASEETKEEVEPKTTKSTLGWVPSSEKGPPEPEEKVVVATETEAAPAESTGPTGCDVVEVGTKEVPVVHTETKTITYESAEVETNGDVDPGVLLSAQTITSETTSTTTTTHITKTVKGGISETRIEKRIVITGDTDIDHDQALAQAIKEAKEQHPDMSVTKVVVHKETEITPEEGED; this comes from the exons ATGACAACTGAATCGGGCGCAGACTCGGAGGCCAAGCAGCCGCGGGAGAACAAGGAgactgagaaagagaaaggaaaagctaaagcagcagcagcagcagcagccgccgaaCCCGCCTCGCCTCAGAACCAGCCGGAGCAGTTTCCCGCCGCAGCCGGACACAGCACCCCGGCCAGGAAAGAACAG gagcagcaggaggtggaccAGGTCTCCCACAGGTCCTCCATCAGTCGCCTCTCCCGGTCTCCTTTGAAAGGAGTGAAGAAGACGAAGATCATGGAGTGTAAGGTTGCCCTGCTGGATGGCTCCGACTTCACCCTTAATTTGGAG AAACGAGCCAGAGGCCATGTGCTCTTTGATAAAATATGTGAACACCTCAATCTACTGGAGAAGGACTACTTTGGCATCACCTGCAGAGATGTAGAAAATCAGAAG AATTGGATAGACCCTGGCAAGGAGCTGAAGAAGCAGATCAGGA CCGGCCCCTGGAACTTTGCTTTCAACGTTAAGTTTTATCCTCCCGACCCCGCCCAGCTGACTGAGGATATCACAAG gtaCTACCTCTGTCTGCAGCTGAGAGATGACGTGGTTTCGGGCCGTCTGCCCTGCTCCTTTGCCACCCACACGGTGCTGGGCTCCTACGCAGTGCAGTCCGAACTGGGAGACTACGACCCCGAGGAATTGGGCAGCGACTACATCAGCGAACTGCGTTTCGCACCCAACCAAACCAAAGAGCTTGAGGAGAAGGTCATGGAACTCCACAAGACCTACAA GGGGATGACGCCAGCCGAAGCAGAGATACACTTCCTGGAAAATGCCAAGAAACTGTCCATGTACGGCGTGGACCTGCACCACGCGAAG GACTCTGAGGGAGTGGAGATCATGTTGGGAGTTTGCTCAAGTGGCCTGCTCATCTACAGAGACAGGTTGCGAATCAACCGGTTCGCTTGGCCCAAAATCCTGAAGATCTCCTACAAGAGGAACAACTTTTACATCAAAATCCGGCCCGGCGAG TTTGAGCAGTTTGAAAGCACAATCGGCTTCAAGCTTCCAAATCACCGCGCTGCCAAAAGGCTGTGGAAGGTCTGCGTGGAGCATCACACCTTCTTCAG GCTCGTGTCCCCCGAGTCTCAACCGAAGAAGTTCCTGAGCCTGGGCTCCAAGTTTCGCTACAGCGGCAGAACGCAGGCTCAGAGCCGCAGGGCGAGCTCTATGATCAACAGACTCGCCCCGCTCGTCGAACGCTCCTCCAGCAAACGCTACAACATGTCGCTCAGCTTAGATGGAG CACCAATCGCGGAGAACCATGAGACTCCGATGAAGGACAGTGCCGCTGCTGGGGCGGCCAAAATCCTTACTAAGGGAGACCTTATCACCACGGTGACGACCGAGaaaaaggcagaggaggagaaggcggAGCAGGAGGACGCTCCGACGGATGCCGCAGAGACGCAGGAACCGACAACGCCGCTGAGACACGACACAAAG GACACCTCGCCTCCGGAGGAGATGCTCAAACACCAGACCAACATCAGCGAACTGAAGCGCTCCTTCTTGGAGACGGGCGAGAGCTCGCCGGGCCTGACGGAGTGGGAGAAGAGGCTGTCCTCGTCCCCCGCGCACTCGCCCAGAGGGGACGAAGCGCCGATGATAGAGCCTCTGGAGCTGCAGGAT ACGAAAGACGAACCGCCTGCAAGCGAAGAAACAAAGGAGGAGGTAGAACCTAAAACCACCAAG TCTACGCTGGGATGGGTTCCCTCCTCCGAAAAG GGACCCCCTGAACCAGAGGAGAAGGTGGTGGTTGCCACGGAGACGGAGGCAGCACCGGCAGAGTCGACAGGCCCAACG GGTTGCGACGTCGTCGAGGTGGGAACCAAAGAGGTGCCCGTAGTCCACACGGAGACAAAAACGATCACCTACGAGTCTGCAGAG GTGGAGACTAATGGCGACGTGGACCCTGGGGTGTTGCTGAGTGCTCAGACAATCACCTCGGAAACCACCAGCACCACGAcaaccacacacatcacaaag ACGGTGAAAGGAGGAATATCAGAGACAAGAATTGAGAAAAGGATTGTCATTACAGGGGACACAGACATCGACCACGATCAG GCTCTGGCTCAGGCCATAAAGGAGGCTAAAGAACAGCATCCTGACATGTCAGTGACCAAAGTAGTGGTACATAAAGAGACAGAGATCAcgccagaggagggggaggactgA